In Citrus sinensis cultivar Valencia sweet orange chromosome 4, DVS_A1.0, whole genome shotgun sequence, one DNA window encodes the following:
- the LOC102625283 gene encoding cytochrome P450 93A3-like isoform X1, with protein MVDFRGYIVLFLVWLVSTILVRSIFRRSKTTSSLPPSPMALPIIGHLHLLAPVPHHALHKLSIRYGPLIHLFLGSVPCVVACSPETAKEILKTHETSFCDRPISVAVNCLTYGSADFSFAPYGPYWKFMKKLCMTQLLGGQTLNQFIPIRSEEIRRFMQFMLKKAKASEAVDVGKELIRLVNNVVSRMTMGQICSNNDKEADEVRKLVQETAELVGKFNLQDYIWFCKNIDLQGFGKRFKEVRRKFDNMMERIIKEHQEARKINKETGKDYAPMDLLDMLLDISEDESSEIKLTRDNIKAFILDIFVAGTDTSAITIEWALAELINHPDMMKKTREEIDSVVGKSRLVEESDIINLPYLQALVKETLRLHPAAPMPVRESTENCTINGHEIPARTRVFINVWAINRDPNHWETPLEFCPERFIAEDGKSQLDVRGQHYHYIPFGSGRRACPGTTLALHMVHSTLAAMIQCFDWEVIGGNGTRVDMEEGTGLTLPMAHPLICVPITRINPFPLS; from the exons ATGGTTGATTTCAGAGGCTACATTGTACTTTTCCTCGTATGGCTAGTCTCCACAATCTTGGTCCGATCAATCTTCCGGAGAAGTAAGACCACATCTAGTCTTCCACCAAGCCCAATGGCATTACCGATCATCGGACACCTCCACCTCCTTGCCCCAGTACCTCACCATGCACTTCACAAACTTTCCATCCGCTATGGACCCTTAATTCATTTGTTCCTTGGCTCAGTCCCATGTGTTGTTGCTTGCTCCCCTGAAACAGCAAAGGAGATCCTCAAAACCCATGAAACTTCTTTCTGCGACCGCCCCATTTCGGTTGCGGTTAACTGCCTTACATATGGCTCAGCTGATTTCTCATTTGCTCCTTATGGACCTTACTGGAAGTTCATGAAGAAATTATGCATGACTCAACTTCTTGGTGGCCAAACGCTGAACCAATTTATCCCCATCAGGTCTGAAGAAATAAGGCGGTTTATGCAGTTCATGCTGAAGAAAGCGAAAGCAAGTGAGGCAGTTGATGTTGGAAAAGAGCTTATTCGGCTAGTAAATAACGTAGTGTCAAGAATGACTATGGGCCAAATATGTTCCAACAATGACAAAGAAGCTGATGAGGTCAGGAAGTTGGTGCAAGAAACAGCTGAACTCGTCggaaaatttaatttgcaaGATTATATTTGGTTCTGTAAGAACATAGATTTGCAGGGATTTGGGAAAAGATTCAAGGAAGTTCGTCGGAAGTTTGATAATATGATGGAGAGAATTATAAAGGAGCACCAAGAAgcaagaaagataaataaagaaacagGCAAGGATTATGCACCCATGGATTTACTTGACATGCTACTAGATATATCAGAAGATGAGAGCTCAGAAATCAAGTTGACTAGAGACAACATCAAGGCCTTCATCCTG GACATTTTCGTTGCTGGTACCGATACATCAGCCATCACTATAGAATGGGCGCTAGCAGAGCTAATCAATCACCCTGACATGATgaaaaaaacaagagaagagaTTGATTCTGTTGTAGGAAAGAGCAGACTAGTAGAAGAATCAGATATCATAAACCTTCCCTATCTCCAGGCTCTAGTAAAAGAAACACTTCGGCTTCACCCAGCTGCCCCAATGCCCGTAAGAGAATCAACTGAAAACTGCACCATCAATGGCCATGAGATCCCGGCAAGGACGAGAGTGTTCATTAACGTGTGGGCAATAAATAGGGACCCGAACCACTGGGAAACCCCACTTGAATTCTGCCCCGAAAGGTTCATTGCAGAAGATGGGAAGAGCCAGTTGGATGTCAGGGGACAACATTATCATTATATTCCGTTCGGCAGCGGAAGAAGAGCCTGCCCTGGAACCACATTAGCACTACACATGGTTCATTCAACCCTTGCTGCTATGATTCAGTGCTTTGATTGGGAGGTTATTGGAGGAAATGGCACAAGAGTCGACATGGAAGAAGGAACTGGCCTCACTCTTCCGATGGCCCATCCTCTGATTTGTGTCCCTATTACTAGGATTAATCCGTTTCCATTATCCTGA